A region from the Panicum hallii strain FIL2 chromosome 1, PHallii_v3.1, whole genome shotgun sequence genome encodes:
- the LOC112878014 gene encoding protein disulfide isomerase-like 1-4 — protein sequence MAPRSLAALLLLLLFAAATYPSTRAATSSSKDEEEDLQYLIDNTGDIPDNDPDGWLPDADGDGDYGDDDDLFEDQDLLDQQPQIDETHVVVLTAANFSSFLAATRHVMVEFYAPWCGHCQELAPDYAAAASHLAAHHSQSHVALAKVDATEDTDLAQKYDVQGFPTILFFIDGVPKDYNGARTKDAIVEWINKKLGPGVQNITAVDQAERILTGDDKAVLAFLDSLSGAHSDELAAASRLEDSVNFYQTSSPDVAKLFHIDPAAKRPCVVLLKKEEKLTFFDGEFKASAIADFVSANKLPLVTTLTQETSPSIFGNSIKKQILLFAVANKSSKVLPIFKEAAKSFKGKLLFIFVERDNEEVGEPVANYFGITGQETTVLAYTGNEDARKFFLDGEVSLDAIKDFAESFLEDELTPFYKSEPVPESNDGDIKIVVGKNLDLIVLDESKDVLLEIYAPWCGHCQSLEPTYNKLAKHLRGIDSLVIAKMDGTTNEHPRAKPDGYPTILFYPAGKKSFEPITFEGDRTIVEMYKFIKKYASIPFKLKRQDSSKARTGSTQTEGVRSSGTNLKDEL from the exons ATGGCCCCTCGATCTCTCGCcgccctcctcctgctgctcctCTTTGCCGCCGCCACCTACCCCTCCACCCGCGccgccaccagcagcagcaaggacgaggaggaggatctCCAGTACCTCATCGACAACACCGGTGACATCCCCGACAACGACCCCGACGGATGGCTCCCGGACgctgacggcgacggcgactacggcgacgacgacgacctctTCGAGGACCAGGACCTCCTGGACCAGCAGCCGCAGATCGACGAGACCCACGTCGTCGTCCTCACCGCCGCCAACTTCTCCTCCTTCCTCGCCGCCACCCGCCACGTCATGGTCGAGTTCTACGCCCCCTGGTGCGGCCACTGCCAGGAGCTCGCCCCGGactacgccgccgccgcgtcccacCTTGCGGCCCACCACAGCCAGAGCCACGTCGCTCTCGCCAAGGTCGACGCCACCGAGGACACGGACCTCGCCCAGAAGTACGACGTCCAGGGATTCCCCACCATCCTCTTCTTCATCGACGGCGTCCCCAAGGACTACAACGGCGCGAGGACCAAGGATGCCATCGTCGAGTGGATCAACAAGAAGCTCGGTCCGGGGGTGCAAAACATCACCGCCGTCGACCAGGCCGAGAGGATACTCACAGGGGATGACAAGGCCGTCCTTGCCTTCCTCGACTCGCTATCT GGTGCTCACAGTGATGAGCTTGCAGCTGCTTCAAGGCTGGAAGATAGCGTCAACTTTTATCAGACTTCAAGTCCCGATGTTGCTAAGCTTTTCCACATCGACCCAGCAGCAAAGCGCCCATGCGTAGTATTGCTCAAGAAGGAGGAGAAGTTGACCTTCTTTG ATGGGGAGTTTAAAGCATCAGCGATTGCCGATTTTGTGTCTGCAAACAAGCTTCCTTTGGTTACTACACTAACTCAGGAAACTTCCCCTTCAATTTTTGGCAATTCAATCAAGAAGCAG ATTTTACTATTTGCTGTTGCAAATAAGTCCTCGAAAGTTTTGCCCATCTTTAAGGAAGCAGCAAAGTCATTCAAGGGAAAG CTATTATTTATCTTTGTGGAGCGAGACAATGAGGAAGTTGGTGAACCAGTTGCCAACTACTTTGGTATTACTGGACAAGAGACCACT GTTCTTGCTTACACTGGGAATGAAGATGCTaggaaatttttccttgatGGTGAAGTGTCACTGGATGCCATTAAG GACTTCGCTGAAAGTTTCTTGGAAGACGAGCTCACACCATTCTACAAGTCTGAACCAGTACCTGAATCT AATGATGGTGATATCAAAATTGTTGTTGGGAAGAATCTGGATCTGATAGTTTTGGATGAATCGAAAGATGTCCTTCTGGAG ATATATGCACCGTGGTGTGGGCATTGTCAATCACTGGAGCCTACTTACAACAAACTAGCTAAGCATCTACGTGGCATTGACTCCCTTGTGATAGCCAAAATGGATGGAACTACCAATGAGCATCCACGTGCCAAG CCTGATGGATACCCCACGATTCTATTCTATCCAGCTGGGAAGAAAAGCTTTGAACCT ATCACTTTTGAGGGGGACCGGACCATTGTAGAGATGTACAAATTCATCAAGAAGTATGCTAGCATCCCTTTCAAGTTGAAGCGCCAAGACTCATCAAAGGCGAGAACCGGGAGCACTCAAACAGAGGGTGTGAGGAGCTCTGGTACAAATCTGAAGGACGAATTGTAG